In one window of Camarhynchus parvulus chromosome 18, STF_HiC, whole genome shotgun sequence DNA:
- the LOC115911103 gene encoding sterile alpha motif domain-containing protein 9-like produces the protein MDYKTLPVREWVENHVKCWLESTGIKKEYVDKLHAEEVTGPALMELDESFLKDIGMKKGQIQILIHKRNELLQLQDNAQQAEDSSSKTPDRRDAQTGPARASDAPAQGTASGGSSGAVGTTSSESTAPAAGKKPKSSKKSQLQSADEVLEVRNCRPFRSQDADFKYVKDTVLAPESGVSDLIIPCHEYKSCDTAAELNKHQLQSKFASEVIRFASACMNIRTNGTIHFGVMDSVEDKGWKHGQIVGIKVKNREDFVDALDYIEKCFCNNLQEIARKCIHPPVFVEVISKDSQEQRFVVEVDIEPTFSLVKNNCFEVLLPKYNESSQKVILTKEPALYQRLGAKSEPVQRSKLTAFILAMPDRDAQRQRAELSSTQVPTEIPQDLGRKLSILLNDGKSYRDDSLRYILVTNRCEQDNLNNINFLMHLNIFCVFDFDEHSNVSGLYSKYKEHHETSSYFLQDFFKEIKTDNSPSQKLFDQTSWIFCNGRSDFLGDEKACDENTWIRTKKKYLKKVINCICEEILPKGSFIVLFLLLSPVQKPLVDTFQEFYTEMNGMEYIMCIAESRDNYKKWANLAQESCSIGTLEQCSIVGMKLSHVDATIQSMLPSTAQPRHLPASTGGVCTLPLREEEKLCSLEILCADQCDDIKLNLWTEKQIQEIEQDFYRGRKITWENLWLADNKLCGDIIEREACAEASKLLDGILRGGGHNYSVAKLKIFHHPGSGGSTIVRQVLWKNRKRFRCAVIKTSYSPSTVCNHVLALRDYEEKEITHCFPVLLLIEDYDDDYSDELQSELKEAVATRKINTSRPYFILICCRRYNDPERLCKASPMDTVAVTHKLTESEKNLFNTKLGKLQEKYSEPEFILTFVLMCEEFNKTYVSDMVEHILQGIDPSSRDTCLMRYIALLNCYVPNSYLSLSHCEAFLGLGAYTESTARAYDFKHHLSEQARMIFIELSESTTYISSIRIIHCLVAKEILHQLSGNQSLSQLATTLLQEKTLFENRFGQREFIKFIRHLFIRRDKRSRGDNTDTLFSPFIEHVCAAEDCEKAIAVLKAAYELLGKDPFFAQQLARLNYSNEKFEDAEHWAKVAKSHLPTDSFILDTEGQVYRRWFGFTVDKMTEEDTPERITEKILLALKAMKCFRAAQQAAKEEREIMNNAGYFGEVEVGCRLLRFLSTLPVFHRGPEGEHTELVKYLTTDYIPEDIKRAWGRLHSRLKGLRQNLYNALEWISEELSYFQTDKNQEKDDENDDKEEQIHNPRKWLRKQAAVYAKFFISASLLDDSNNGPDTQLMRHMSIYGSGGGNVTNILSFLSDKKENRSAEKLERILSFYPENPLRNKLEDNDLVNFILCHITLACLAPGSAKLLPLPTLRELSLRFFKGKRQFPASAYFLLTLLYWPDEALDKEPNPINDEILTSALQTLKRLYDIKRKDVPTRKKRIYTHFLLGKGYGLSKIVHKTKIEKLMVGSLDERRMKWQHGTVWNIPKIRDNLKRVSGWSKDTQLFIRGHGKELRVLPLHHESAPVGNENVTFYLGFSFYGLVAFDVEVENDPAIKRT, from the exons ATGG ATTACAAAACGTTACCTGTGAGAGAATGGGTTGAGAACCACGTCAAATGCTGGCTGGAATCTACTGGAATCAAGAAGGAGTACGTAGATAAACTACATGCAGAAGAAGTGACAGGTCCAGCATTAATGGAACTGGATGAGTCTTTCCTCAAAGACATAGGAATGAAGAAAGGCCAAATTCAGATCTTAATCCACAAGAGAAATGaacttctgcagctccaggacaaTGCACAGCAAGCTGAGGACTCCAGCAGCAAAACACCCGACAGAAGGGATGCACAAACAGGCCCAGCCAGAGCCAGCGATGCCCCCGCTCAGGGCACGGCAAGTGGAGGCAGCTCAGGTGCTGTGGGTACCACCAGCAGCgagagcacagctcctgctgctggcaagaagccaaaaagcagcaaaaaatccCAGCTTCAAAGTGCTGATGAAGTTTTAGAGGTGAGAAACTGTCGGCCATTTAGAAGTCAGGATGCCGATTTCAAATATGTGAAGGACACAGTCCTTGCTCCAGAATCAGGAGTCAGTGATTTAATCATCCCTTGCCACGAATACAAATCATGTGACACTGCTGCAGAACTGAACAAACATCAGCTGCAATCAAAATTTGCCTCTGAAGTGATAAGATTTGCTTCGGCCTGCATGAACATTCGAACAAACGGCACCATCCATTTTGGTGTCATGGACAGTGTTGAGGACAAGGGCTGGAAACACGGACAGATCGTTGGCATAAAGGTCAAAAACCGAGAAGACTTTGTTGATGCACTGGATTATATAGAAAAGTGCTTTTGCAATAATTTACAAGAAATTGCAAGGAAATGTATTCACCCACCCGTGTTTGTTGAAGTGATTTCAAAAGACTCTCAAGAACAAAGATTTGTAGTGGAGGTTGACATTGAACCAACATTCAGCTTGGTAAAGAACAATTGTTTTGAAGTTCTTTTGCCAAAATACAACGAAAGCAGTCAGAAGGTGATCCTGACCAAAGAACCAGCTCTCTATCAGCGACTGGGAGCGAAGTCTGAGCCTGTGCAGCGCAGCAAACTCACTGCTTTCATTCTAGCCATGCCAGACAGGGATGCTCAAAGACAAAGAGCTGAGCTCTCCAGCACACAAGTACCTACAGAAATACCTCAAGATTTAGGAAGAAAGTTATCAATTCTATTAAATGATGGCAAAAGCTACAGGGATGATTCCCTACGCTACATCCTTGTCACAAATAGATGTGAACAGGATAATCTGAACAACATCAACTTCTTAATGCACTtgaacattttctgtgtctttgaCTTTGATGAACATTCTAATGTGTCAGGGCTGTACAGCAAATACAAAGAGCACCATGAAACAAGTTCTTATTTCTTACAGgactttttcaaagaaattaagacTGATAATTCTCCCTCTCAGAAACTGTTTGATCAGACCAGCTGGATATTCTGCAATGGGCGCAGTGACTTCCTTGGGGATGAGAAAGCTTGTGATGAAAATACATGgattagaacaaaaaaaaaatacctgaagAAAGTAATTAATTGTATCTGTGAGGAAATTCTGCCAAAGGGCTCTTTCATTGTACTTTTTCTATTGCTGTCACCAGTGCAGAAACCACTTGTGGACACTTTTCAGGAATTCTACACAGAGATGAATGGCATGGAGTACATCATGTGCATTGCAGAGTCCAGAGACAATTACAAGAAGTGGGCTAATCTAGCTCAGGAATCCTGCAGCATTGGGACCCTAGAACAATGCAGTATTGTGGGTATGAAGCTCAGTCACGTAGATGCCACCATCCAATCAATGCTGCCTTCTACAGCCCAACCCAGACACCTGCCAGCTTCCACTGGAGGCGTGTGTACACTTCCCTTGcgggaagaagagaaattgtGTTCCCTAGAAATCCTTTGTGCTGACCAATGTGATGATATCAAATTAAATCTTTGGACGgaaaaacaaatacaagaaATAGAACAAGATTTTTACCGCGGGAGAAAAATCACGTGGGAAAACTTGTGGCTTGCTGATAATAAACTCTGTGGGGACATCATTGAACGTGAAGCATGTGCAGAGGCAAGCAAACTGCTGGATGGCATTTTACGAGGAGGTGGACACAATTATTCTGTGGCTAAACTAAAGATATTTCACCATCCTGGGAGTGGCGGAAGCACAATAGTACGGCAAGTTCTATGGAAAAACAGAAAGCGTTTTAGATGTGCTGTTATCAAGACCTCCTATTCACCCTCAACTGTTTGTAATCACGTGCTCGCCCTTAGAGAttatgaagaaaaggaaatcacTCACTGctttccagtgctgctcctgaTCGAAGATTACGATGATGACTACTCTGATGAACTACAGAGCGAGTTAAAGGAGGCTGTAGCAACCAGGAAAATTAATACCTCCCGGCCTTACTTCATCCTCATATGCTGCAGACGATACAATGACCCTGAAAGGCTTTGCAAGGCTTCGCCAATGGACACAGTTGCTGTCACTCAcaaactgacagagtcagagaaaaatctgtttaacACCAAACTTGGGAAACTGCAGGAGAAATATTCTGAGCCAGAATTCATACTTACTTTTGTGCTGATGTGTGAGGAGTTCAATAAAACATATGTGTCAGACATGGTAGAGCACATCCTGCAAGGCATCGACCCTTCCTCTCGTGACACCTGCTTGATGCGTTACATTGCTCTGCTCAACTGCTATGTACCAAATTCATACCTTTCACTGTCACACTGTGAGGCTTTTCTGGGCCTGGGAGCATATACAGAGAGTACAGCAAGAGCATACGATTTCAAGCATCACCTGAGTGAACAAGCAAGAATGATTTTTATTGAGCTAAGTGAAAGCACCACTTATATTTCAAGTATTCGGATAATACACTGCCTGGTTGCAAAAGAAATTTTGCATCAGCTTTCAGGGAATCAATCATTAAGTCAACTTGCAACAACTCTTCTTCAGGAAAAGACGCTCTTTGAAAACAGATTTGGACAAAGAGAATTTATAAAGTTTATCAGACATCTGTTTATTCGACGTGATAAAAGAAGCAGGGGTGACAATACTGACACTCTCTTCTCCCCATTCATTGAACATGTCTGTGCAGCTGAAGACTGTGAAAAAGCCATCGCGGTTTTAAAAGCTGCGTATGAACTCCTTGGAAAAGATCCTTTTTTTGCCCAGCAGCTTGCCAGACTAAATTACAGCAATGAAAAATTTGAAGATGCTGAACACTGGGCAAAGGTTGCAAAATCACATTTGCCAACTGATTCTTTTATTTTGGATACAGAAGGTCAAGTTTACAGGAGATGGTTTGGTTTCACTGTGGATAAAATGACAGAGGAAGATACTCCTGAAAGGATCACTGAGAAGATATTGCTTGCTCTTAAAGCTATGAAATGCTTCAGGGCTGCACAACAGGCAGCAAAGGAAGAACGTGAAATTATGAACAACGCTGGCTATTTTGGAGAAGTAGAAGTAGGTTGTCGCCTTCTTCGATTTTTATCCACACTGCCTGTATTCCACAGAGGTCCAGAGGGGGAACATACTGAGCTAGTGAAATATCTCACCACGGATTACATTCCTGAAGACATAAAAAGAGCATGGGGAAGGCTTCATTCCCGCTTGAAAGGCTTGCGCCAGAACCTGTACAATGCTCTGGAATGGATTTCAGAAGAACTAAGTTACTTCCAAACAGATAAAAACCAAGAGAAGGATGATGAAAATGATGATAAAGAAGAACAAATTCATAATCCCAGAAAATGGCTGAGAAAGCAAGCAGCTGTATACGCTAAATTCTTCATCTCAGCATCACTTCTAGATGACAGCAACAATGGTCCTGACACTCAGCTCATGAGACACATGAGTATTTATGGGAGTGGTGGAGGAAATGTCACCAATATCCTGTCTTTCTTATCAGATAAGAAAGAGAACAGGTCAGCTGAAAAGCTAGAAAGGATCCTTAGTTTCTATCCAGAAAACCCGCTGAGGAACAAGTTGGAGGACAATGATTTGGTCAATTTTATCTTGTGCCACATCACATTAGCCTGCTTAGCCCCAGGATCAGCCAAACTCCTTCCACTGCCAACTCTTCGTGAGCTCAGTCTAAGATTCTTCAAAGGAAAGAGACAATTTCCAGCAAGTGCCTATTTTTTGCTCACCTTGCTGTACTGGCCAGATGAGGCATTAGACAAAGAGCCTAATCCCATTAATGATGAAATTTTAACTTCAGCCCTTCAAACTCTGAAACGCTTATATGACATCAAAAGGAAAGATGTTCCtaccagaaagaaaagaatctACACCCATTTTCTTCTGGGAAAGGGTTATGGCTTAAGTAAGATAGTGCACAAAACTAAAATTGAGAAACTGATGGTGGGGTCCTTAGATGAGAGGAGAATGAAGTGGCAGCATGGAACTGTATggaatattcccaaaattcgTGACAATCTCAAAAGAGTTTCTGGCTGGTCCAAGGACACACAATTATTTATACGAGGTCACGGGAAGGAACTCCGTGTCTTGCCACTCCATCATGAATCAGCACCtgttggaaatgaaaatgtgacCTTTTATTTAGGCTTTTCATTTTATGGTCTTGTCGCTTTCGATGTTGAGGTTGAAAATGATCCAGCCATCAAAAGAACCTAA
- the ERN1 gene encoding LOW QUALITY PROTEIN: serine/threonine-protein kinase/endoribonuclease IRE1 (The sequence of the model RefSeq protein was modified relative to this genomic sequence to represent the inferred CDS: deleted 2 bases in 1 codon) — MEPLRRLLLSLAALLLLLLLPPRLANSSSVTVPETLLFVSTLDGSLHAVSKRTGAIKWTLKEDPVLQVPIHVEEPAFLPDPNDGSLYTLGGKNSEGLTKLPFTIPELVQASPCRSSDGILYMGKKQDIWYVVDLMTGEKQQTLTSSFAESLCPSTSLLYLGRTEYTITMYDTKKKELRWNATYFDYAATLPDEDIKYKMSHFVSNGDGLVVTVDSESGDVLWIQNYASPVVAFYIWQREGLRKVLHTNVGIETLRYLTFMSGEVGHITKWKYPFPKETETKSKLTPTLYVGKYSTSLYASPSMVHEGVTVVPRGSAIPLLEGPKTEGVTIEDNGECVITPSTDVKFSGRLKEKHKLNYWNDWLLIGHHETPLSAPTKILEKFPSNLPKRPENVIPADSEKATFEEVIDIVEGSSTEGPPAAPKEMEETPARPILRPEAPVDSMLKDMATIILSTFLLVGWVAFIITYPMSVHQQQQRQHQLEEKIQLLQQQKLPFGAPGELPPEADFLDTSYGRTESSAASTPNLSPRASNHSAYSNISTSDAGSCLSTEQEEGDEEANRVVVGKISFNPKDVLGHGAEGTIVYRGSFDNRDVAVKRILPECFSFADREVQLLRESDEHPNVIRYFCTERDRQFQYIAIELCAATLQEYVEQKAFSHHGLQPITLLQQTTSGLAYLHSLNIVHRDLKPHNILISMPNAHGKVKAMISDFGLCKKLAVGRHSFSRRSGVPGTEGWIAPEMLSEDCKENPTYTVDIFSAGCVFYYVVSEGGHPFGKSLQRQANILLGAYSLEALEAGRHEDIVARDLIEQMINMDPQKRPSASCVLKHPFFWSLEKQLQFFQDVSDRIEKESLDGPIVKQLERGGREVVKMDWREHITVPLQTDLRKFRSYKGGSVRDLLRAMRNKKHHYRELPPEVQETLGSIPDDFVCYFTARFPRLLLHTYHAMHICCQERLFQHYYAEDSAELSLTGDTV, encoded by the exons aacaGCAGCTCAGTAACTGTGCCAGAAACACTGTTGTTTGTTTCAACACTGGATGGAAGTTTGCATGCTGTCAGCAAGAGGACAGGAGCAATCAAGTGGACTTTAAAAGAAG atCCTGTCCTCCAGGTGCCAATCCATGTGGAAGA GCCAGCATTTCTTCCAGACCCAAATGATGGCAGTTTGTACACACTTGGTGGCAAGAACAGTGAAGGCTTGACT AAACTTCCATTTACTATCCCAGAACTGGTGCAGGCATCTCCCTGTCGCAGTTCTGATGGGATCCTGTACATGG GTAAAAAGCAGGATATTTGGTACGTGGTTGACCTCATGACTGGGGAGAAACAGCAGACCTTGACTTCCTCTTTTGCAGAAAGTCTTTGCCCATCAACATCACTCCTGTATCTTGGGAGAACAG AGTACACGATCACAATGTATGACACCAAAAAGAAGGAGCTGCGATGGAATGCCACCTATTTTGATTATGCAGCTACTTTGCCTGATGAAGACATAAAATACA AAATGTCCCACTTTGTGTCCAACGGGGACGGGCTGGTGGTGACCGTGGACAGCGAGTCCGGGGACGTGCTGTGGATCCAGAATTACGCGTCCCCCGTGGTGGCTTTTTACATCTGGCAGCGAGAGGGGCTGAGGAAAGTCCTGCACACCAACGTGGGCATCGAGACCCTGCGCTACCTGACCTTCATGTCCGGGGAGGTTGGACACATCACCAAGTGGAAATATCCCTTCCCTAAGGAAACAGAGACCAAGAGCAAACTAAC CCCAACCCTGTACGTAGGGAAATACTCCACGAGTTTGTACGCGTCGCCCTCCATGGTGCACGAGGGAGTCACTGTTGTG CCCCGTGGCAGCGCCATTCCCTTGCTGGAGGGTCCAAAAACAGAAGGAGTCACCATTGAAGACAACGGCGAGTGCGTGATCACGCCCAGCACCGATGTCAAGTTTTCAGGCAGGCTGAAGGAAAAGCACAAGCTCAACTACTGGAATGACTGGCTGCTGATAG gGCACCATGAAACACCATTGTCTGCCCCCACAAAGATCCTGGAGAAATTCCCAAGCAACTTACCAAAGAGGCCTGAAAATGTGATTCCAGCTGACTCTGAGAAAGCCACTTTTGAAGAG GTCATTGACATTGTTGAAGGTTCCTCAACAGAAgggcctccagctgctccaaagGAGATGGAGGAGACTCCTGCTCGGCCCATCCTACGGCCAGAGGCTCCAGTGGACTCCATGCTGAAGGACATGGCCACGATCATCCTCAGCACTTTCCTGCTTGTGGGCTGGGTGGCTTTTATCATCACCTACCCAATG AGtgtccaccagcagcagcagaggcagcatcaGCTGGAAGAGAAGATCCAGctcttgcagcagcagaagctgcccTTTGGTGCTCCCGGTGAGCTCCCGCCCGAGGCAGATTTCCTGGACACGTCGTACGGCCGGACGGagagctcagctgccagcaccccaAACCTGTCCCCCCGAGCTTCAAACCACTCTGCCTACTCCAACATCTCCACATCTgatgctgggagctgcctctcCACTGAGCAAGAAGAGGGAG ATGAAGAAGCAAACCGAGTAGTTGTTGGCAAGATTTCGTTTAACCCTAAAGATGTACTGGGACATGGTGCTGAAGGGACAATTGTTTACAG gggctcctTTGACAACCGTGATGTGGCAGTGAAGAGGATTCTCCCCGAGTGCTTCAGCTTC GCAGACCGGGAGGTGCAGCTGCTGCGCGAGTCCGACGAGCACCCGAACGTGATCCGCTACTTCTGCACGGAGCGGGACCGGCAGTTCCAGTACATCGCCATCGAGCTCTGCGCTGCCACCCTGCAGGAG TATGTTGAGCAGAAGGCCTTCAGTCACCATGGCTTACAACCCATCACTCTCCTGCAGCAGACAACGTCTGGGCTGGCTTACCTGCACTCCCTGAATATTG TCCACAGGGACCTGAAGCCCCACAACATCCTCATCTCGATGCCCAACGCTCACGGGAAAGTCAAGGCCATGATTTCAGACTTTGGGCTGTGCAAGAAGCTGGCagtgggcaggcacagcttcagCCGCCGCTCGGGCGTGCCGGGCACTGAAGGCTGGATCGCCCCAGAAATGCTGAGTGAAGACTGCAAAGAGAACCCT ACATACACTGTGGACATCTTTTCAGCTGGCTGTGTCTTCTATTACGTGGTGTCTGAAGGTGGCCATCCCTTTGGCAAGTCCCTGCAGCGGCAAGCCAACATCCTGCTGGGAGCATACAGCCTGGAGGCTCTGGAGGCAGGGAGGCACG AAGACATTGTTGCTCGTGATTTAATAGAGCAGATGATAAACATGGACCCTCAGAAACGGCCATCTGCCAGCTGTGTGCTCAAACACCCCTTCTTTTGGAGTCTAGAAAAACAGCTCCAGTTCTTTCAG gATGTTAGTGACCGGATAGAGAAAGAATCTTTAGATGGTCCAATAGTCAAGCAGTTAGAAAGAGGTGGAAGAGAAGTGGTGAAAATGGACTGGAGAGAGCACATCACTGTTCCTCTTCAGACAG ATCTTCGAAAATTCAGATCCTATAAAGGTGGCTCTGTCAGGGACCTTCTGAGGGCCATGAGAAATAAG AAGCACCATTACAGGGAACTGCCTCCCGAAGTGCAGGAGACCCTGGGCTCCATCCCAGATGATTTTGTGTGTTACTTCACAGCTCGTTTCCCTCGCCTGCTCCTGCACACCTACCATGCTATGCACATCTGCTGCCAAGAAAGACTCTTCCAGCATTACTATGCTGAggactctgcagagctgagccttACAGGAGACACAGTTTGA